One window of Streptomyces sp. FIT100 genomic DNA carries:
- the pelF gene encoding GT4 family glycosyltransferase PelF: MHTMHARPPAPPASRRGAARVTLLTEGTYPHSHGGVSVWCDQLVRGMPDVDFDVIAVTGTGREPVVWELPPHVSEPVTVPMWGPAPAGSRPRGRRERQLTAAYERFLTALLDPSAEDGFGPALYELARAARDGLLGPVLRGDRALRVLTGVWNRPGLTVREARPTLHDAVTATGLLEHALRPLGARPPEQGVAHAVSGGIAVLPGLAALELHGVPLLLTEHGVYLRERCLGYRTAPYRWPVKAVLLGFFRLLAQESYRRAALITPGNRYNRLWEEQGGADPRLIRTVYNGVDPAAFPPAGPEPGSPTLSWAGRVDPIKDLETLIRAFDGVRGALPQATLRLFGGTPRGGEAYRERCEALAASLGHRDAVSFEGRVEDIRDAYAAGNVVMLSSISEGFPFTLIEAMSCGRATVSTDVGGVREAVGGTGLVVPPRDPAAMAAAALELLADPVRRAAMGEAARLRVIEQFTLRQTVETFRSIYLELSVRGACRLADPWGPSAESGPTCDGSPFPGAGAALRSVAG, translated from the coding sequence ATGCACACCATGCACGCCCGTCCCCCTGCGCCCCCCGCGTCCCGCCGGGGCGCCGCGCGGGTCACCCTCCTCACCGAAGGCACCTATCCGCACAGTCACGGCGGTGTGAGCGTCTGGTGCGACCAGCTCGTACGCGGCATGCCCGACGTCGACTTCGACGTCATCGCCGTTACGGGCACCGGCCGCGAGCCCGTGGTCTGGGAGCTGCCGCCGCATGTGAGCGAGCCCGTCACGGTCCCTATGTGGGGCCCGGCTCCCGCCGGTTCGCGCCCGCGCGGCCGCCGGGAGCGGCAGCTGACGGCCGCGTACGAACGCTTCCTCACCGCGCTGCTCGACCCGTCCGCCGAGGACGGCTTCGGTCCGGCGCTGTACGAGCTGGCGCGCGCCGCCCGCGACGGGCTGCTCGGCCCAGTCCTGCGCGGCGACCGCGCGCTGCGGGTGCTGACGGGGGTGTGGAACCGGCCGGGCCTGACCGTACGGGAGGCCCGGCCGACGCTGCACGACGCCGTCACCGCCACCGGGCTGCTGGAGCACGCGCTGCGGCCGCTGGGCGCACGCCCGCCCGAGCAGGGGGTGGCGCACGCCGTCAGCGGGGGCATCGCCGTGCTCCCCGGGCTCGCCGCGCTCGAACTCCACGGCGTGCCGCTGCTCCTGACCGAGCACGGGGTCTATCTGCGCGAGCGCTGTCTGGGGTACCGGACGGCGCCGTACCGCTGGCCGGTCAAGGCCGTGCTGCTCGGCTTCTTCCGGCTGCTCGCGCAGGAGTCCTACCGGCGGGCGGCGCTGATCACGCCCGGCAACCGCTACAACCGGCTGTGGGAGGAGCAGGGCGGAGCCGACCCCCGGCTGATACGCACCGTCTACAACGGCGTCGATCCGGCGGCGTTCCCGCCCGCCGGCCCGGAGCCCGGCAGCCCGACGCTGAGCTGGGCGGGACGGGTCGACCCGATCAAGGACCTGGAGACCCTGATCCGCGCCTTCGACGGGGTCAGGGGCGCGCTCCCGCAGGCGACGCTGCGGCTGTTCGGCGGTACGCCGCGCGGCGGGGAGGCGTACCGCGAGCGCTGCGAGGCGCTCGCCGCCTCGCTCGGGCACAGGGACGCGGTCTCCTTCGAGGGCCGGGTCGAGGACATCAGGGACGCGTACGCGGCGGGGAACGTGGTGATGCTGTCCAGCATCAGCGAGGGCTTCCCCTTCACGCTGATCGAGGCGATGTCGTGCGGCCGGGCGACGGTCTCCACCGATGTGGGCGGGGTGCGGGAGGCGGTCGGCGGGACCGGGCTCGTCGTGCCGCCGCGCGATCCGGCCGCGATGGCGGCGGCCGCGCTGGAGCTGCTCGCCGATCCGGTGCGCCGGGCGGCGATGGGCGAGGCGGCCCGGTTGCGGGTGATCGAGCAGTTCACGCTCCGGCAGACCGTGGAGACCTTCCGGTCCATCTACCTCGAACTGTCCGTGCGGGGCGCCTGCCGGCTCGCCGACCCCTGGGGCCCGTCCGCCGAGTCCGGACCGACCTGCGACGGCAGCCCGTTCCCCGGCGCCGGTGCGGCGCTGCGGAGCGTGGCGGGATGA
- a CDS encoding SDR family NAD(P)-dependent oxidoreductase — protein MTSAPLAAVTGAEGFIGSHLTEALVASGHRVRAMAQYNSFSSYGWLETLPAEVLDHVEIVLGDVRDPGSVRALAEGADTVYHLAALIAIPYSYQAPHSYVETNVTGTLNVLEAVRALDVPRLVHTSTSETYGTARTVPITEDHPIHTQSPYAASKAGADRLADSYHASFETPVVTLRPFNTYGPRQSMRAVIPTVIGQVASGAGTITLGDLRPTRDFTFVEDTARAFLAVGTAPADAVVGRTFNAGTGGEISVGELVRLIAKVMDADLDVREDAQRVRPAGSEVMRLVADASRLRAATGWAPRTDLEQGLARTAEFFRDPAHLARYKTGIYNV, from the coding sequence TTGACATCCGCACCGCTCGCCGCCGTGACCGGAGCCGAGGGCTTCATCGGCTCGCACCTCACCGAGGCGCTGGTCGCCTCGGGCCACCGGGTCCGCGCCATGGCCCAGTACAACTCCTTCTCCTCCTACGGCTGGCTGGAGACCCTGCCGGCCGAGGTGCTCGACCACGTCGAGATCGTGCTGGGCGACGTCCGCGACCCGGGCTCGGTGCGCGCCCTGGCCGAGGGCGCCGACACGGTCTACCACCTGGCCGCGCTGATCGCGATCCCGTACTCGTACCAGGCGCCGCACAGTTACGTGGAGACGAACGTCACCGGCACCCTCAATGTGCTGGAGGCGGTCCGGGCACTGGACGTCCCGCGGCTCGTGCACACCTCCACGAGTGAGACGTACGGGACCGCGCGGACGGTGCCCATCACCGAGGACCACCCCATCCACACCCAGTCCCCGTACGCGGCCTCGAAGGCCGGCGCGGACCGGCTGGCCGACAGCTACCACGCGAGCTTCGAGACACCGGTGGTGACGCTGCGTCCGTTCAACACCTACGGCCCCCGGCAGTCGATGCGGGCGGTGATCCCGACCGTCATCGGCCAGGTCGCCTCCGGGGCCGGCACCATCACCCTCGGCGATCTGCGGCCCACCCGCGACTTCACCTTCGTCGAGGACACCGCGAGGGCCTTCCTCGCGGTCGGCACCGCTCCGGCCGACGCCGTCGTGGGCCGGACCTTCAACGCCGGTACGGGAGGCGAGATCTCGGTGGGCGAGCTCGTCCGGCTCATCGCCAAGGTCATGGACGCCGACCTCGACGTCCGGGAGGACGCTCAGCGCGTCCGGCCGGCCGGCTCGGAGGTGATGCGGCTGGTCGCGGACGCGAGCCGGCTGCGCGCGGCGACCGGCTGGGCACCCCGGACGGATCTGGAGCAGGGCCTCGCCAGGACCGCGGAGTTCTTCCGCGACCCCGCCCATCTCGCCCGCTACAAGACCGGCATCTACAACGTCTGA